In Mesorhizobium sp., one DNA window encodes the following:
- a CDS encoding helix-turn-helix domain-containing protein — MTPFGAKVRDLRKARGVSQKEMAAALGVSPAYLSALEHGRRGRPTWATLQKIIGYFNIIWDDAEELLRLAEASDPRAVIDTSGLSPRATELANLLAGRIAQLTPSELEQIIAIVQRPPRRGD, encoded by the coding sequence ATGACGCCGTTCGGCGCGAAGGTGCGCGACCTGCGCAAGGCCCGCGGCGTCTCGCAGAAGGAGATGGCGGCGGCGCTGGGCGTCAGCCCGGCCTACCTCTCGGCGCTGGAACACGGCCGCCGCGGCCGCCCGACCTGGGCGACGCTGCAGAAGATCATCGGCTATTTCAACATCATTTGGGACGACGCCGAGGAACTCCTGCGCCTTGCCGAGGCGTCGGATCCGCGCGCCGTCATCGACACGTCGGGGCTGTCGCCGCGCGCCACGGAACTGGCAAACTTGCTCGCCGGGCGGATCGCGCAGCTCACGCCGTCCGAACTCGAACAGATCATCGCGATCGTGCAGCGTCCGCCGCGCCGCGGGGACTGA
- a CDS encoding Smr/MutS family protein, with the protein MSRSRVRDLTEEERILWNLVARTARPLKGKPGVEAEPSREEQPAAPPASQTRPTPEQPKPVPPQRLQVHHLDRLTQKKISKGRLPIEARVDLHGLRQDEAHSLLLSFLRRAHLSGIRYVLVITGKGRSLASDGVLKRSVPGWFATPPFRDLVSGYEDAARNHGGEGALYVRLRRLLHETGS; encoded by the coding sequence ATGAGCCGGTCTCGTGTCCGCGACCTGACGGAGGAAGAAAGGATCCTGTGGAACCTGGTGGCACGCACAGCGCGTCCGCTGAAGGGGAAGCCGGGCGTCGAGGCCGAACCGTCTCGCGAGGAACAGCCGGCCGCTCCGCCCGCTTCCCAAACCCGGCCGACGCCTGAGCAACCAAAGCCGGTCCCGCCGCAACGCCTGCAGGTTCATCATCTCGACCGCCTGACCCAGAAGAAGATTTCGAAGGGCAGGCTGCCGATCGAGGCACGGGTGGATCTGCACGGCCTGCGCCAGGACGAAGCCCATAGCCTGCTCCTCTCCTTCCTTCGCCGTGCGCATTTGTCGGGTATCCGCTATGTTCTCGTCATCACCGGCAAGGGGCGCTCGCTCGCCAGCGACGGCGTGCTGAAGCGCTCCGTCCCGGGCTGGTTTGCGACGCCGCCCTTCCGCGATCTGGTCAGCGGCTACGAGGATGCGGCGCGCAACCATGGCGGCGAGGGCGCGCTCTATGTCAGGCTGAGGCGCTTGCTGCACGAGACGGGCTCATGA
- a CDS encoding murein transglycosylase A: MLVSSAFRPVSFDNLPGWLEDDHRLAYEAFRRSAFRVLEKPYRTGSLGVDCAAFDPAYVEARGAPQIDEAAARAFFERHFIPCLVQPSNETGRGFVTGFYEPQADASPARTDRFSIPLYARPADLVDIDDGNRPEGLDPYLAFGRETADGIVEYYDRGEIERGALAARGLEIAWLEDAVDVFFIHVQGAARLRMPDGSVRRVTYAAKSGQRFSGPGRILADLGEMPLSDVTMQSIRAWFRAHPERVDEILWQNRSFIFFREAAVDDPALGPVAAAKVPLTPGRSVAVDRLLHTFGTPFFIDVPDLTAFDGIPFRRLMIAQDTGSAIVGAARGDLFAGCGDAAGEIAGVVKSAADFYALVPNSLVAGHAR, from the coding sequence ATGCTCGTGTCCTCGGCTTTCCGCCCGGTCTCCTTCGACAATCTGCCCGGTTGGCTTGAGGACGATCACAGGCTCGCATACGAAGCGTTCCGGCGTTCGGCTTTCCGCGTTCTCGAGAAGCCTTACCGCACCGGTAGCCTCGGCGTCGATTGCGCGGCCTTCGATCCGGCCTACGTTGAGGCACGCGGAGCACCCCAGATCGACGAAGCTGCTGCGCGCGCCTTTTTCGAGCGTCACTTCATCCCCTGCCTGGTCCAGCCGTCGAATGAAACCGGCCGCGGCTTCGTGACCGGCTTCTATGAGCCGCAGGCCGATGCTTCTCCGGCCCGCACCGATCGCTTCAGCATCCCGCTCTATGCGCGGCCCGCGGATCTTGTCGATATCGACGACGGCAACCGTCCCGAAGGTCTGGACCCCTATCTCGCCTTCGGGCGTGAGACCGCCGATGGCATCGTAGAGTATTACGACCGCGGCGAGATCGAACGCGGCGCGCTGGCGGCTCGCGGTCTCGAAATCGCCTGGCTGGAAGATGCGGTCGACGTCTTCTTCATCCACGTCCAGGGTGCCGCGCGTCTGCGCATGCCGGACGGCTCCGTCCGGCGCGTCACCTATGCTGCGAAGAGCGGCCAGCGCTTCAGCGGGCCCGGCCGCATCCTCGCCGACCTCGGCGAAATGCCGCTCAGCGACGTCACCATGCAGTCCATCCGCGCCTGGTTCCGCGCGCATCCGGAGCGGGTTGACGAGATTCTCTGGCAGAATCGGTCCTTCATCTTCTTCCGCGAGGCCGCGGTGGACGATCCGGCGCTCGGTCCGGTGGCCGCGGCCAAGGTGCCGTTGACGCCGGGCCGCTCGGTCGCAGTGGACCGACTTTTGCATACGTTCGGCACGCCGTTCTTCATCGATGTGCCCGATCTGACGGCCTTCGACGGAATACCTTTCCGCCGGTTGATGATCGCGCAGGACACCGGCTCGGCGATCGTCGGCGCTGCGCGCGGCGACCTGTTCGCGGGGTGTGGCGATGCGGCGGGCGAGATCGCTGGGGTGGTCAAGAGCGCGGCCGACTTCTACGCGCTCGTCCCGAATTCTCTGGTTGCGGGACACGCGCGATGA
- a CDS encoding Tim44/TimA family putative adaptor protein: protein MEFFDLGTIIFLVAAVVIFIQLRNVLGRRTGNERPPFDPYTAGRAKREAETATQDNVVSLPRRKTAESAEENYASIDKAAAPGTDLNKGMRAIKDADPMFEPATFVDGAKMAYEMIVMAYADGDRKTLKNLLSREVYDGFVQAIAEREQRNEKIQSSFVGIDKAEIVGAEMKGSEAHVTLRIVSELISATRNNAGEVIDGDPETVAEVKDVWTFARDTKSRDPNWKLVATEAED, encoded by the coding sequence ATGGAATTTTTCGATTTGGGTACGATCATCTTCCTGGTCGCGGCGGTGGTTATCTTCATCCAGCTGCGCAACGTGCTCGGCCGCCGCACCGGCAACGAACGGCCGCCTTTCGATCCCTATACCGCCGGTCGCGCCAAGCGGGAGGCCGAAACGGCCACCCAGGACAATGTCGTTTCGCTGCCGCGCCGCAAGACTGCCGAATCAGCGGAAGAGAACTACGCATCGATCGACAAGGCGGCGGCACCGGGCACCGACCTGAACAAGGGCATGCGCGCGATCAAAGACGCCGATCCGATGTTCGAGCCGGCGACCTTTGTCGATGGCGCCAAGATGGCGTACGAGATGATCGTCATGGCCTATGCCGACGGCGACCGAAAGACGCTCAAGAATCTTCTTTCCCGCGAAGTCTATGACGGTTTCGTCCAGGCTATCGCCGAGCGAGAGCAACGCAACGAGAAGATCCAGTCGTCCTTCGTCGGCATTGACAAGGCGGAAATCGTCGGCGCCGAGATGAAGGGCAGCGAGGCGCACGTCACGCTGCGCATCGTCAGCGAGCTCATCTCCGCCACGCGCAACAATGCTGGCGAGGTGATCGACGGCGATCCGGAAACTGTGGCGGAGGTCAAGGACGTCTGGACCTTCGCGCGCGATACCAAATCCCGGGACCCGAACTGGAAGCTGGTCGCCACCGAAGCCGAAGACTGA
- a CDS encoding FxsA family protein yields MTRAILGIFFLLLPLLEIAGFVVVGSRIGALATVGLVIASALLGVVLLRIQGLGALRRAQALTQAGGTPDREIVHGAMIVLAGLLLIVPGFITDVFGLLLFLPPVRDLAWNAFRARIVVVGTGFGMRSGKARREAKVIDLDEQDYREIDGNGPSPWRRQDPE; encoded by the coding sequence ATGACCAGAGCTATTCTCGGTATCTTTTTCCTTCTCCTCCCCCTGCTGGAGATCGCCGGGTTCGTCGTCGTCGGCAGCCGCATCGGCGCCCTCGCGACGGTGGGCCTGGTGATCGCGTCGGCGTTGCTCGGCGTCGTGCTGCTGAGAATCCAGGGGCTGGGCGCGTTGCGGCGGGCGCAGGCACTGACCCAGGCAGGCGGAACCCCCGACCGCGAGATCGTGCATGGCGCCATGATCGTGCTGGCCGGGCTGCTGCTCATCGTTCCGGGCTTCATCACCGACGTCTTCGGGCTGCTGCTCTTCCTTCCCCCGGTGCGCGATCTTGCCTGGAACGCGTTCCGCGCGCGGATCGTGGTGGTCGGCACAGGTTTCGGAATGCGCAGCGGAAAAGCCCGGCGCGAGGCCAAGGTGATCGACCTGGACGAGCAGGACTACCGCGAGATCGACGGCAACGGCCCTTCGCCCTGGCGGCGCCAGGACCCCGAGTAA
- the secB gene encoding protein-export chaperone SecB, with amino-acid sequence MAENETGAKAGNGAQPSLNVLAQYVKDLSFESPNAPNSLRARETAPGININVNVNANPLSDTEFDVNLTISAKAGADKDVLFNVELVYGGVFRISGFPKEHTLPILFVECPRLLFPFARQIIAEATRNGGFPPLMIDPIDFAQMFQARMAEEQARGKVQMSS; translated from the coding sequence ATGGCAGAGAACGAGACCGGCGCAAAGGCCGGCAACGGCGCGCAGCCTTCGCTCAATGTGCTGGCGCAATATGTCAAGGATCTGTCCTTCGAGAGCCCGAATGCGCCGAATTCGCTGCGCGCCCGCGAAACCGCTCCGGGCATCAACATCAATGTCAACGTCAATGCGAACCCGCTGTCGGACACCGAGTTCGACGTCAACCTGACGATCTCGGCGAAGGCCGGGGCCGACAAGGACGTGCTTTTCAACGTCGAACTCGTCTATGGCGGAGTCTTCCGCATCAGCGGGTTCCCGAAGGAACACACGCTGCCTATCCTCTTCGTGGAGTGCCCGCGGCTGCTGTTCCCCTTCGCCCGCCAGATCATCGCCGAGGCGACGCGCAACGGCGGCTTCCCGCCGCTGATGATCGATCCGATCGACTTCGCGCAGATGTTCCAGGCCCGCATGGCCGAGGAGCAGGCCCGCGGCAAGGTTCAGATGTCAAGCTGA
- the dnaQ gene encoding DNA polymerase III subunit epsilon, which translates to MREIVFDTETTGLDHRVERVIEIGAIELVNRFPTGRTFHVYINPDGRQIDPEAQAVHGITMEQLAGKPTFGGIIEEFETFIEGAVLVAHNAGFDMNFINAEFARHGRPPIDANRVVDTLAIARRKHPMGPNSLDALCKRYGIDNSHRTRHGALLDSGLLAEVYIELIGGKQATFGLSVTDNSANRREDIEFHVALAARPEPLPTRLTADEREAHARLVASLGDKAIWLKPEFQPAPPPEARSA; encoded by the coding sequence ATGCGTGAGATCGTCTTCGATACGGAAACCACCGGCCTTGACCACCGCGTCGAGCGGGTAATCGAGATCGGCGCGATCGAGTTGGTCAACCGCTTCCCGACCGGGCGCACCTTCCACGTCTACATCAATCCCGACGGCCGCCAGATCGATCCCGAAGCCCAGGCGGTCCACGGGATCACGATGGAACAGCTTGCCGGCAAGCCGACTTTCGGCGGCATCATAGAAGAGTTCGAAACCTTCATCGAAGGCGCGGTCCTGGTCGCCCACAATGCGGGCTTCGACATGAATTTCATCAATGCGGAGTTCGCCCGTCACGGCCGGCCGCCGATCGACGCGAACCGCGTCGTCGACACGCTGGCCATTGCCCGCCGCAAGCATCCGATGGGACCCAATTCGCTCGACGCGCTGTGCAAGCGCTACGGCATCGACAACAGCCACCGCACCCGCCACGGCGCGCTGCTCGATTCGGGCCTTCTGGCGGAGGTCTATATCGAGCTGATCGGCGGCAAGCAGGCCACTTTCGGCCTGTCGGTCACCGATAATTCGGCAAATCGACGCGAGGATATCGAATTCCACGTCGCGTTGGCGGCGCGACCGGAGCCTCTGCCGACGCGGCTCACCGCTGACGAGCGGGAAGCCCATGCGCGGCTCGTTGCGTCGCTTGGAGACAAGGCCATCTGGCTCAAGCCGGAATTCCAGCCTGCGCCACCGCCGGAAGCCCGATCAGCTTGA
- the coaE gene encoding dephospho-CoA kinase (Dephospho-CoA kinase (CoaE) performs the final step in coenzyme A biosynthesis.): MIVIGLTGSIGMGKSTTAKMFAEAGVPVHDSDEAVHRLYSGPAVPRVEAAFPGVTVDGRIDRARLGERVIGDAEAIRKLERIVHPLVRADADAFLARHRAAGAKLAVLDIPLLFETGGRDRVDKVVVVSAPAEVQRERVLARPGMTPDKFEAILARQVPDAEKRRLADFVVDTGAGMEAARESVRRIIADLSA; encoded by the coding sequence ATGATCGTCATCGGGCTGACCGGCTCCATCGGCATGGGCAAGTCGACCACCGCGAAGATGTTCGCCGAGGCCGGCGTTCCGGTGCATGATTCCGACGAGGCGGTTCATCGCCTCTATTCGGGCCCGGCCGTGCCCCGGGTTGAAGCTGCTTTTCCGGGTGTGACCGTCGACGGCCGCATCGACCGCGCTCGCCTTGGCGAGCGCGTCATCGGCGATGCCGAAGCGATCCGGAAACTCGAGCGGATCGTTCATCCGCTGGTGCGGGCCGACGCCGACGCTTTTCTCGCCCGGCACCGTGCTGCCGGCGCGAAGCTCGCGGTGCTCGACATCCCGCTTCTGTTCGAGACGGGCGGACGCGACCGGGTCGACAAGGTTGTCGTCGTTTCCGCTCCCGCCGAGGTCCAGCGCGAACGTGTTTTGGCCAGGCCCGGCATGACGCCCGATAAATTCGAAGCGATCCTGGCGCGGCAGGTGCCGGATGCGGAGAAGCGGCGGCTGGCCGATTTCGTCGTCGACACGGGCGCGGGCATGGAGGCCGCGCGCGAATCGGTCCGCAGGATCATCGCGGATCTGTCGGCATAA
- a CDS encoding shikimate dehydrogenase yields MADVRAFVCGHPIAHSRSPLIHGYWLKGLGIGGSYERLDIAPSEIRAFISSLPNSGFAGGNVTIPHKEAAFETVDHLDAEAEAVGAVNTLWIEGGKVFGGNTDAIGFAANLDQFAPSWRGRDTAVVLGAGGAARAVVHAVLGAGYRRVEIVNRTPARAEELADLFGSRVGAHGAAADRLLSSADLLVNTTSLGMDGDKSLPADVERLPDHALVTDIVYVPLHTPLLKAAAARGLATVDGLGMLLHQAVPGFERWFGTRPTVTEELRRLVIADLDSHR; encoded by the coding sequence ATGGCTGACGTCCGGGCTTTCGTCTGCGGTCATCCAATTGCGCATTCGCGCTCGCCGCTGATCCATGGCTATTGGTTGAAAGGACTCGGCATTGGCGGCAGCTACGAACGCTTGGACATAGCGCCTTCCGAAATAAGAGCGTTCATTTCGAGCCTTCCGAACAGCGGCTTCGCCGGCGGGAATGTCACCATCCCGCACAAGGAAGCTGCTTTCGAGACCGTGGACCACCTCGACGCCGAGGCTGAAGCGGTCGGTGCGGTCAACACGCTCTGGATCGAGGGTGGCAAGGTCTTCGGCGGCAATACCGATGCGATCGGATTTGCGGCCAATCTCGACCAGTTCGCTCCATCCTGGCGCGGCCGGGACACCGCAGTCGTCCTTGGGGCGGGCGGCGCTGCGCGGGCCGTCGTTCACGCGGTCCTCGGCGCCGGCTACCGCAGGGTGGAGATCGTCAACCGGACGCCGGCGCGGGCAGAGGAACTCGCCGATCTGTTCGGCTCCAGGGTGGGCGCCCATGGCGCCGCCGCCGACCGTCTGCTGTCTTCCGCGGACCTCCTGGTCAACACGACATCGCTGGGAATGGACGGCGACAAATCCCTGCCGGCTGACGTGGAGAGACTGCCCGATCACGCGCTGGTGACCGATATCGTGTATGTCCCCCTTCATACCCCGCTGCTGAAGGCGGCTGCGGCCCGCGGGCTGGCGACGGTCGACGGCCTCGGGATGCTTCTGCATCAGGCGGTGCCCGGTTTCGAGCGCTGGTTCGGCACGCGCCCGACCGTCACGGAAGAACTGCGCCGGCTCGTCATCGCCGATCTGGATTCGCATCGATGA
- a CDS encoding Maf-like protein — MTTRIILASASPFRLAMLRNAGIETEANPSRIDERAVEEAVGDAAISPENLAWILAEAKAEEVSERFPGALVIGSDQTLSLGDDVLHKAADMEEARRRLLRLSGRTHHLNSAVVLARDGKALWGHVSVARMTMRELDPGFVGRYLSRVGDQVLRSVGAYQIEGEGIQLFDTIEGDHFTIVGMPLLPLLAELRRLGAIDG, encoded by the coding sequence ATGACGACCCGGATCATCCTTGCCTCCGCGAGCCCGTTCCGCCTGGCGATGCTGCGCAATGCAGGTATCGAAACGGAAGCGAATCCATCGCGGATCGACGAGCGCGCCGTCGAGGAAGCGGTCGGCGACGCCGCCATTTCGCCGGAGAATCTCGCCTGGATCCTTGCCGAAGCCAAGGCGGAGGAAGTGAGCGAGCGGTTTCCTGGCGCGCTGGTGATCGGCTCCGACCAGACGCTGTCGCTCGGCGACGATGTGCTGCACAAGGCCGCAGACATGGAAGAAGCGAGACGGCGTCTGCTGCGCCTGTCCGGCAGAACCCATCATCTGAACAGCGCCGTGGTTCTCGCTCGCGACGGCAAGGCATTGTGGGGGCATGTCTCGGTTGCGCGGATGACCATGCGCGAACTCGATCCTGGCTTTGTCGGACGCTACCTGTCGCGTGTCGGCGACCAGGTGCTGCGCAGCGTCGGGGCGTACCAGATCGAAGGCGAGGGCATTCAGCTGTTCGATACGATCGAAGGCGATCATTTCACCATTGTGGGCATGCCATTGCTGCCTTTGCTTGCGGAATTGCGCCGGCTGGGAGCGATCGATGGCTGA
- a CDS encoding pyruvate, water dikinase regulatory protein — protein sequence MSKPQSFFHLHLISDATGETLLAAGRAASAQYKDTRAIEHIYPLIRTEKQLAKVMEEIDSEPGIVLYTVVDKDLAAIIDQKCAAMGLPCVSVLEPVLTVFQSYLGAPAGRRVGAQHVLDAEYFRRIDALNFTMDHDDGQLPADIEEADVVLIGISRTSKTPTSIYLANRGIKTANIPIVLGVPIPDSLVTAKRPLIVGLVATAERISHVRQNRLLGTTTGFDAQTYVDRGVISEELSYARQICSRHNWPMIDVSRRSIEETAAAIVALRGRTR from the coding sequence GTGAGCAAACCGCAAAGCTTCTTCCATCTGCACCTGATCTCCGACGCGACCGGCGAGACGCTTCTCGCCGCCGGCCGCGCGGCGTCGGCGCAGTACAAGGACACACGTGCCATCGAGCACATCTATCCCCTGATCCGGACCGAGAAGCAGCTCGCCAAGGTGATGGAGGAAATCGACTCCGAGCCCGGAATCGTTCTCTACACGGTTGTCGACAAGGACCTGGCAGCGATCATCGATCAAAAATGCGCTGCCATGGGCCTTCCCTGCGTCTCCGTCCTCGAGCCGGTACTGACCGTCTTTCAATCCTATCTCGGGGCGCCTGCCGGGCGCCGCGTCGGCGCTCAGCACGTACTCGATGCGGAATATTTTCGTCGGATCGACGCGCTCAATTTCACAATGGACCATGACGATGGTCAGCTCCCCGCCGACATTGAGGAAGCCGACGTCGTGCTGATTGGCATATCGCGCACGTCGAAGACGCCCACCAGTATCTATCTGGCCAATCGCGGCATAAAGACCGCCAACATTCCGATCGTGCTCGGCGTTCCGATCCCCGACAGCCTCGTCACGGCGAAACGTCCGTTGATCGTCGGCCTCGTCGCCACAGCCGAACGGATCTCTCACGTACGTCAGAACCGGCTGCTTGGCACGACCACCGGTTTCGATGCGCAGACCTATGTCGACAGAGGCGTCATTTCCGAAGAACTGTCCTATGCGCGGCAGATCTGCTCGCGGCACAATTGGCCGATGATCGACGTCAGCCGACGCTCGATCGAGGAGACCGCCGCCGCCATCGTTGCGCTGCGGGGCCGGACGCGCTAA
- the hemE gene encoding uroporphyrinogen decarboxylase: MAQSSRSKRVVAEVLRGETAFPPPVWLMRQAGRYLPEYRETRKRAGSFLDLCYNPDYAVEVTLQPIRRFGFDASILFSDILVVPHALGRDLRFEEGRGPLMTPMEATDVDRLDRSRFHETLEPVYETVRRLRSDLPAETTLLGFCGAPWTIATYMIAGHGTPDQAPARLFAYRHPEAFGKLLDVIAEVSAEYLVRQLDAGADAVQIFDSWSGVLDEPSFGSFCIRPVRKIVEKVREARPDALIIGFPKGAGSLYDGYREATGVNGLSLDWSVPLSQAKRLQAEGAVQGNLDPMRLVAGGRALEAGVDAILGGLGGGPLIFNLGHGITPETPVAHVEAMLRQIRTAGRDGE, encoded by the coding sequence ATGGCTCAGTCGAGCAGATCGAAAAGGGTCGTCGCCGAAGTGCTGCGAGGCGAGACGGCGTTTCCGCCTCCGGTATGGCTGATGCGCCAGGCGGGGCGCTATCTTCCTGAGTATCGCGAGACGCGGAAGAGAGCCGGGAGTTTTCTCGACCTCTGCTACAATCCCGACTACGCCGTTGAGGTGACCCTCCAGCCGATCCGCCGTTTCGGCTTCGACGCCTCGATCCTGTTTTCCGACATCCTTGTCGTGCCGCATGCGTTGGGACGCGACCTGCGCTTCGAGGAGGGCCGCGGACCGCTGATGACGCCGATGGAGGCCACAGATGTCGACCGCCTCGACCGCAGTCGCTTCCACGAGACGCTGGAACCGGTCTACGAGACCGTCCGTCGGCTACGGTCCGACCTGCCGGCAGAGACGACGCTGCTCGGCTTCTGCGGCGCGCCATGGACGATCGCGACTTATATGATCGCCGGACACGGCACGCCCGACCAGGCGCCGGCCCGGCTGTTCGCCTATCGCCATCCGGAGGCGTTCGGCAAACTGCTCGATGTGATCGCGGAGGTTTCGGCGGAATATCTCGTCCGGCAGCTCGATGCCGGGGCGGACGCGGTGCAGATCTTCGATTCCTGGTCGGGCGTGCTGGACGAGCCGTCGTTCGGATCGTTCTGCATTCGGCCGGTGCGTAAAATCGTCGAAAAGGTGCGTGAGGCGCGACCCGATGCATTGATCATCGGATTTCCCAAGGGTGCCGGCAGCCTCTATGACGGCTACAGGGAGGCCACGGGCGTGAACGGGCTTAGTCTCGACTGGTCGGTGCCGTTGTCGCAGGCCAAGCGCCTGCAAGCGGAGGGAGCCGTGCAAGGCAATCTCGACCCGATGCGGCTGGTGGCCGGCGGCCGGGCGCTCGAAGCGGGTGTGGATGCCATTCTCGGGGGCCTGGGAGGCGGTCCGCTGATCTTCAATCTCGGCCACGGCATCACGCCGGAGACGCCGGTCGCGCATGTCGAAGCTATGCTTCGCCAAATCAGGACGGCAGGCCGAGATGGCGAGTGA
- the hemJ gene encoding protoporphyrinogen oxidase HemJ, which translates to MASDSERSGILALRRAAIALAIFIGLTALLILAAPDDLYLWIKAVHVIAVIAWMAGMLYLPRLFVYHVDSERGSVQSETFKVMERRLYRGIINPAMIIAWAAGLWLAWKGFGFMGGWLHAKIALVLGMSAVHGYLGGAVRRFAEDRNVRPARHWRIVNEVPTLLMIAIVILVIVKPF; encoded by the coding sequence ATGGCGAGTGATTCGGAACGGTCGGGAATTCTCGCCCTGCGCAGGGCGGCAATTGCACTTGCGATCTTCATTGGGCTGACGGCGTTGCTGATCCTTGCCGCGCCGGACGATCTCTATCTTTGGATCAAGGCGGTGCATGTGATCGCGGTGATCGCCTGGATGGCGGGTATGCTCTACCTGCCGCGGCTCTTCGTCTATCACGTCGATTCCGAGCGCGGTTCGGTGCAATCCGAGACGTTCAAGGTGATGGAGCGGCGTCTCTACCGCGGGATCATCAATCCGGCGATGATCATTGCCTGGGCGGCGGGTTTGTGGCTGGCCTGGAAAGGGTTCGGCTTCATGGGCGGATGGCTGCACGCGAAGATCGCCTTGGTGCTCGGAATGTCCGCCGTGCATGGTTATCTCGGAGGTGCGGTGCGGCGTTTTGCGGAGGATCGCAACGTGAGGCCGGCAAGGCATTGGCGAATCGTCAACGAGGTGCCGACCCTCTTGATGATCGCGATCGTCATCCTGGTGATCGTGAAGCCGTTCTGA
- the rho gene encoding transcription termination factor Rho: MQEMKLADFKNKKPPELIAYAESLEVENASVMRKQELMFAILKKLAAQDVEIIGDGVVEVLQDGFGFLRSANANYLPGPDDIYISPSQIRRFSLKTGDTVEGPIRSPKEGERYFALLKVNTINFDDPEKIRHKIHFDNLTPLYPTSRLKMELEAPTSKDISARVIDLVAPLGKGQRALIVAQPRTGKTVLLQNIAHSITANHPECYLIVLLIDERPEEVTDMQRSVKGEVVSSTFDEPAVRHVQVAEMVIEKAKRLVEHGRDVVILLDSITRLGRAYNTVVPSSGKVLTGGVDANALQRPKRFFGAARNIEEGGSLTIIATALIDTGSRMDEVIFEEFKGTGNSEIVLDRKVADKRIYPAMDILKSGTRKEDLLVPRADLQKIFVLRRILAPMGTTDAIEFLIDKLKQTKTNADFFDSMNT, from the coding sequence ATGCAGGAAATGAAACTCGCAGACTTCAAGAACAAGAAGCCGCCGGAGTTGATCGCTTACGCCGAGTCGCTCGAGGTCGAGAACGCCAGCGTCATGCGCAAGCAGGAGCTGATGTTCGCGATCCTGAAGAAGCTCGCGGCGCAGGATGTCGAGATCATCGGCGACGGCGTCGTCGAAGTGCTGCAGGACGGGTTCGGCTTTCTCCGCTCGGCCAATGCCAACTATCTGCCCGGGCCGGACGATATCTACATCTCGCCCTCGCAGATCCGCCGCTTCTCGCTGAAGACCGGCGACACGGTCGAGGGGCCGATCCGGAGTCCGAAGGAAGGCGAGCGCTATTTCGCGCTGCTCAAGGTCAACACGATCAATTTCGACGATCCGGAAAAGATCCGGCACAAGATCCATTTCGACAATCTGACACCGCTCTATCCGACGTCGCGGCTGAAGATGGAACTGGAGGCACCCACGTCCAAGGATATCTCGGCGCGGGTGATCGACCTCGTTGCACCGCTGGGCAAGGGACAGCGTGCGCTGATCGTCGCGCAACCGCGAACCGGCAAGACGGTGCTTCTGCAGAACATCGCGCACTCGATCACGGCGAACCATCCGGAATGCTATCTGATCGTTCTGCTGATCGACGAGCGGCCGGAGGAAGTGACCGACATGCAGCGCTCGGTGAAGGGCGAGGTTGTCTCCTCGACCTTCGACGAACCGGCGGTACGCCACGTACAAGTAGCTGAAATGGTTATCGAAAAGGCAAAGCGCCTGGTCGAGCACGGACGAGATGTCGTGATTCTGCTCGACTCGATCACGCGTCTCGGACGCGCCTACAATACGGTGGTGCCGTCCTCGGGCAAGGTGCTGACCGGCGGCGTCGACGCCAACGCGCTGCAGCGGCCGAAGCGCTTTTTCGGCGCCGCGCGCAACATCGAGGAGGGCGGGTCGCTGACGATCATCGCAACGGCCCTGATCGATACCGGCAGCCGAATGGATGAGGTCATCTTCGAGGAATTCAAGGGAACCGGCAATTCCGAGATCGTGCTCGACCGCAAGGTGGCCGACAAGCGCATCTACCCGGCGATGGACATTCTCAAGTCCGGCACGCGCAAGGAGGATCTGCTCGTTCCGCGCGCCGACCTGCAGAAGATCTTCGTGCTGCGCCGTATCCTGGCGCCGATGGGCACGACCGACGCGATCGAGTTCCTCATCGACAAGCTGAAGCAGACGAAAACGAACGCCGACTTCTTCGATTCGATGAACACCTGA